One Kineococcus aurantiacus genomic window carries:
- a CDS encoding transglycosylase domain-containing protein: protein MKATRTAAPARRPVLQLLAAFVAVSAVGGVLSAGLVIPAVAVTGSLTSKGVDVFNELPTDLGDQSLSEASTILWSDGTVMARVYDQNRSVVGFDQIAPVMRDAIVSIEDDRFYQHGAVDFKGIVRALVSNTGGGSTQGASTLTQQYVKNVLVQQAVQAGDTQAAAAAVEHEGVDGYARKLREMKLAVGVEKEMSKDDILTGYLNVAYFQNNVYGIEAAAQFYFSKPAAELLLPEAALLAGMVQNPASYNPVEYPDAAVKRRNVVLDRMLEVGKIDQAIHDQAVATSLLLNRNPSRQGCLAAGTAAYFCDYVVHVIDSDPIFGATAEERKKLLRSGGLTIRTTLDRTVQQITQDSVNKGVNPGQLARAAASVVQPGTGSVLAMAQDTTYSPDDDQLGVTTYNYNVGEAMGGTRGFQQGSTFKAFTLATWLKAGRSLDSTVAAPSKGNDPFSAFTSCGQKMRGGTYPYSNSEGGGEGSMSVRQATARSVNTAYVAMEKQLDLCDIASTAQSLGVYKGRMEENFPTGQTNADLDLYPSLTLGTNLVTPLAVAGAYAAFAAEGNFCKPTAITEMLNTEGKPLNIPSADCKRVLDVNVARNVTEALQGGWTAGTAASVGGKGQLNGRQVASKTGTTNGSKDTWFAAYTPQLAAAVWVGHETPKSPIGEKINGLRRGRVFGATIAGPIWTGIVGPASNALNLPKATFTPGTSQGLKTSTSDGRIKVPNVVGRSVSNARSILEAAGFQVAVSSKTASSPSVTKGLIASQSARAAAAGTTITLVRSSGPTPAKTPAPVPSQTPTPSDRPEAQPPAPPAQQLPSPTASAPAPDVN, encoded by the coding sequence GTGAAGGCCACGCGCACCGCTGCCCCTGCCCGCCGTCCTGTACTGCAGCTGCTGGCCGCCTTCGTCGCGGTCAGCGCTGTCGGTGGGGTCCTAAGTGCAGGGCTGGTGATCCCGGCGGTGGCCGTGACGGGCAGCCTGACCAGCAAGGGGGTGGACGTTTTCAACGAGCTGCCCACCGACCTGGGTGACCAGTCCCTATCAGAAGCCTCCACCATCTTGTGGTCCGACGGGACGGTCATGGCCAGGGTCTACGACCAGAACCGTAGCGTCGTCGGCTTCGACCAGATCGCCCCCGTCATGCGCGACGCGATCGTCTCCATCGAAGACGACCGCTTCTACCAGCACGGCGCCGTGGACTTCAAAGGCATCGTCCGTGCGCTGGTGTCCAACACCGGCGGGGGCAGTACCCAGGGTGCGTCGACGCTGACTCAACAGTACGTGAAGAACGTGTTGGTTCAGCAGGCCGTTCAAGCGGGCGATACCCAGGCTGCGGCCGCTGCGGTCGAGCACGAGGGCGTCGACGGCTACGCCCGCAAGCTGCGTGAAATGAAGTTGGCCGTGGGGGTCGAGAAGGAGATGTCGAAGGATGACATCCTCACCGGCTATCTGAACGTCGCCTACTTCCAAAACAATGTTTACGGCATCGAGGCCGCGGCGCAGTTCTACTTTTCTAAGCCCGCCGCTGAGCTTCTTCTGCCCGAGGCGGCCCTACTGGCCGGCATGGTGCAGAACCCCGCCTCCTACAACCCGGTGGAGTACCCCGATGCGGCCGTCAAGCGCCGTAACGTCGTATTGGACCGGATGCTGGAGGTCGGCAAGATCGACCAGGCCATCCACGACCAGGCCGTCGCCACGTCACTGCTGCTGAACCGCAACCCCAGCCGGCAAGGTTGTCTGGCCGCCGGGACCGCAGCCTACTTCTGCGATTACGTTGTGCACGTCATCGACAGCGACCCCATCTTCGGCGCCACGGCCGAGGAACGCAAGAAGCTGCTGCGCAGCGGGGGCTTGACGATCAGGACGACGTTGGACCGCACCGTGCAGCAGATCACCCAGGACTCGGTCAACAAGGGCGTCAACCCCGGCCAGCTGGCCCGCGCAGCGGCCTCCGTCGTCCAGCCGGGCACGGGCAGCGTCTTGGCGATGGCGCAAGACACCACGTATTCGCCCGACGATGACCAGCTGGGGGTAACGACCTACAACTACAACGTCGGCGAGGCCATGGGAGGCACACGAGGCTTCCAACAGGGCTCAACGTTCAAGGCGTTCACCCTGGCGACCTGGCTGAAGGCGGGCCGGTCCTTGGACTCTACTGTCGCTGCCCCCAGCAAAGGCAACGACCCCTTCAGCGCCTTCACAAGCTGTGGGCAAAAGATGCGCGGCGGTACCTACCCCTACAGCAACTCCGAAGGTGGAGGTGAGGGATCGATGAGCGTGCGCCAAGCCACAGCCAGGTCCGTGAACACTGCCTACGTGGCCATGGAAAAGCAGCTCGACCTGTGCGACATCGCCTCCACCGCGCAGTCGCTCGGCGTCTACAAAGGCCGGATGGAGGAGAACTTCCCCACCGGTCAGACCAACGCCGACCTCGACCTGTACCCCTCGCTGACACTGGGCACCAACCTCGTCACCCCACTCGCGGTCGCCGGGGCGTACGCAGCGTTCGCCGCGGAGGGCAACTTCTGCAAACCGACGGCCATCACCGAGATGCTCAACACCGAGGGCAAGCCGCTAAACATCCCCTCAGCGGACTGCAAACGGGTCCTCGACGTCAACGTCGCCCGCAACGTGACCGAGGCTCTGCAGGGCGGGTGGACCGCTGGCACTGCCGCCTCGGTAGGCGGCAAGGGGCAACTGAACGGCCGTCAAGTTGCCAGCAAGACGGGAACCACGAATGGGAGCAAAGACACCTGGTTCGCCGCCTACACCCCACAGTTGGCCGCAGCGGTGTGGGTGGGTCATGAGACACCGAAGTCGCCCATCGGGGAGAAGATTAACGGCCTGCGGCGCGGTCGGGTCTTCGGCGCCACGATCGCTGGCCCCATCTGGACCGGCATTGTCGGCCCCGCCTCGAACGCACTGAACCTGCCGAAAGCGACGTTCACTCCCGGCACCAGCCAGGGCCTGAAGACCAGCACCAGCGACGGTCGGATTAAGGTTCCCAACGTCGTCGGGCGCAGTGTCTCTAACGCCAGGAGCATCTTGGAGGCCGCAGGCTTTCAGGTGGCCGTCTCCAGCAAGACGGCGTCCTCCCCATCGGTGACCAAGGGGCTCATCGCCTCCCAGAGTGCTCGTGCGGCCGCGGCCGGGACGACGATCACCCTGGTCCGCAGCTCCGGGCCGACGCCGGCCAAGACGCCAGCCCCGGTGCCATCGCAGACGCCGACGCCGAGCGACAGACCCGAAGCCCAGCCGCCGGCCCCGCCGGCCCAGCAGCTGCCATCACCGACGGCCTCGGCTCCAGCTCCTGACGTCAACTGA
- a CDS encoding DUF2283 domain-containing protein gives MDSTWDADVDAAYIDLSGDCTDPALKQVVVDTGSDEYEVILDFSAAGRLLGVEVIGAAAALDPGLLQALRRIDATPEAS, from the coding sequence GTGGACAGCACCTGGGACGCGGACGTCGACGCCGCCTACATCGACCTCAGTGGCGACTGCACCGACCCTGCGCTCAAGCAGGTCGTCGTCGACACGGGTTCAGACGAGTACGAGGTAATCCTCGATTTCAGCGCTGCCGGACGCTTGCTGGGGGTGGAAGTGATCGGCGCTGCGGCTGCTCTTGACCCTGGTCTGCTTCAGGCGCTGCGGCGCATCGACGCGACCCCAGAAGCGTCCTGA
- a CDS encoding CARDB domain-containing protein: MVAATLLGAGTAHAAPARPDLVVTAVGWGPQQTTAHGNPLTFTATIENQGTAPTPAGVIHGVGFQVDGTLRTWSDTWTLPLQPGESRTVEANSGPTGSRTWTATTGTHEVLAYVDDAGRIVEANEANNRTKKQLTVAATGPVVSSTYRNGAPFMKLASLPYKTGLASSISGTGYAACYTGGVVRWGSEKAIGAYGAGNWMYHQDSSWGWSGIADVPARATPIASSDIDLGEIVRWNYGDPAQKLTCNPGETPDFTRLHATAITTNRYAIAANGYNAGALLGTYTGPLNIDLPI; encoded by the coding sequence GTGGTCGCTGCCACCCTGCTGGGGGCAGGCACAGCCCACGCCGCACCCGCACGCCCCGACCTGGTCGTGACCGCGGTGGGCTGGGGACCGCAGCAGACCACCGCCCACGGCAACCCGCTCACCTTCACCGCCACCATCGAGAACCAGGGCACCGCCCCCACCCCGGCCGGGGTCATCCACGGCGTCGGCTTCCAGGTCGACGGCACGCTGCGCACCTGGTCCGACACCTGGACCCTGCCGCTGCAACCGGGTGAGTCCAGAACCGTCGAGGCCAACTCCGGCCCGACCGGCTCACGCACTTGGACCGCGACCACCGGAACCCACGAGGTCTTGGCCTACGTCGACGACGCCGGGCGCATCGTCGAAGCCAACGAGGCCAACAACCGCACCAAGAAGCAGCTCACCGTCGCAGCCACCGGGCCGGTTGTGTCCTCGACCTACCGCAACGGCGCCCCCTTTATGAAGCTGGCGTCCTTGCCGTACAAGACTGGCCTGGCCTCCAGCATCTCCGGCACCGGGTACGCCGCCTGTTACACCGGCGGCGTGGTGCGCTGGGGCAGCGAGAAGGCCATCGGCGCCTACGGAGCGGGGAACTGGATGTACCACCAGGACTCCTCCTGGGGCTGGTCCGGCATCGCCGACGTCCCCGCCCGCGCCACGCCCATCGCCTCCTCAGACATCGACCTGGGTGAGATCGTCCGCTGGAACTACGGCGACCCCGCCCAGAAGCTGACCTGCAACCCGGGTGAGACCCCCGACTTCACGCGCCTACACGCCACCGCCATCACGACCAACCGGTACGCCATCGCCGCCAACGGCTACAACGCCGGCGCGCTGCTGGGCACCTACACCGGACCCCTCAACATCGACCTGCCCATCTAG
- a CDS encoding RNA polymerase sigma factor: MVRLAWTLLRDEHQAEDVVQDVLATCVTRWARIEALEDPSAYLNRMLVNAVTTSRRRPWRREHAADPTDLAQLTERSHPLHIGAGLGDVAGTHAERQRCLALLRQLPDKQRIAVVLRLYEGLPDTEIADLVDCSTATARSNAHRGLATLRRLLTEEGITRA; encoded by the coding sequence CTGGTCCGATTGGCCTGGACCCTGCTGCGCGATGAACACCAAGCCGAAGACGTCGTCCAGGACGTTTTGGCCACCTGCGTAACCAGATGGGCCCGCATCGAAGCCCTCGAGGACCCTTCGGCCTACCTCAACCGCATGCTGGTCAACGCCGTCACCACCTCCCGCCGCCGACCTTGGCGACGCGAACACGCCGCCGACCCCACCGACTTGGCCCAGCTCACCGAGCGGTCCCATCCCTTGCACATCGGAGCCGGTCTGGGTGATGTCGCCGGCACGCATGCGGAGCGGCAACGCTGCCTGGCCCTGCTGCGCCAGCTTCCGGACAAGCAGCGCATCGCCGTCGTCTTGCGCCTGTACGAGGGGCTGCCCGATACCGAGATCGCCGACCTCGTGGACTGCTCCACGGCCACCGCGCGCAGCAACGCCCACCGCGGCCTGGCCACGCTGCGCCGACTGCTCACCGAGGAGGGAATCACTCGTGCCTAA
- a CDS encoding IS110 family transposase translates to MKQAKPAAQPTGTAPAVVIGMDPHKRSATIEVLNRSEDVLGEGRFASDTAGYRAMLAAGRTFPSRLWAVEGANGIGKHLAQRLIADGEDVVDVPAKLSARARVFSTGQGRKTDATDAHSIAVVALRTTTLRAVTVDGEHVALRLLADRRDELGVRRTETVNRIHKLLLELMPGGAKKFLSAAQAKALVAPVRPRDVAGKTRRRIVVALIDELAATDKLIKAANKELTELVTASGSRLMDLQGIGPSTAARLLGDVGDIARFPSKGHFASWNGTAPIDASSGDSDHQRLSRAGNRRLNRVLHTMAIVQLRHDTEGRRYFDGKKAAGKSSMEALRALKRRLSDVVYRQMVADQDVRRFGLEPPDGPSPEPAATALAQEAELVVDLVEALDEKASPEALVTGPGGQVGAATGSSAVDCNPGVDASEKSLPGPARPSSTRARRPRKTRP, encoded by the coding sequence ATGAAGCAGGCGAAGCCAGCAGCGCAGCCAACAGGGACCGCTCCGGCGGTGGTGATCGGGATGGACCCGCACAAACGTTCCGCCACCATCGAGGTCCTGAACCGCAGCGAGGACGTCCTGGGCGAAGGGCGCTTTGCCAGCGACACCGCCGGCTACCGAGCGATGCTGGCCGCCGGACGGACGTTTCCCTCGCGCCTGTGGGCGGTCGAAGGCGCGAACGGCATCGGTAAGCACTTGGCGCAGCGCCTCATCGCCGACGGTGAGGACGTCGTCGACGTCCCGGCGAAGCTGTCGGCGCGGGCGCGGGTGTTCTCCACCGGTCAGGGCCGCAAGACCGATGCGACCGACGCGCACTCCATCGCCGTCGTCGCCTTGCGGACCACCACCTTGCGGGCGGTGACCGTCGATGGGGAGCACGTCGCCTTGCGGCTACTGGCTGACCGGCGGGACGAGTTGGGGGTCCGACGGACGGAGACGGTGAACCGGATCCACAAGCTGCTGTTGGAGTTGATGCCGGGCGGGGCGAAGAAGTTCCTGTCTGCAGCGCAGGCGAAAGCACTGGTAGCGCCCGTCCGCCCGCGTGACGTCGCGGGCAAGACCCGTCGGCGGATCGTGGTTGCGCTCATCGATGAGCTGGCCGCCACGGACAAGCTGATCAAGGCCGCGAACAAGGAACTGACCGAACTGGTCACCGCCTCGGGGTCACGGTTGATGGACCTGCAGGGCATCGGTCCTTCGACCGCGGCGCGGCTGCTGGGCGATGTCGGGGACATTGCCCGCTTCCCGTCCAAGGGGCACTTCGCGTCCTGGAACGGGACTGCTCCGATCGATGCCTCCAGCGGCGACAGTGATCACCAGCGCCTGTCGCGGGCCGGCAACCGGCGGCTGAACCGGGTGCTGCACACGATGGCCATCGTTCAGCTGCGACACGACACCGAGGGCCGGCGATACTTCGACGGCAAGAAGGCGGCGGGCAAGTCGTCGATGGAGGCGCTGCGGGCGTTGAAGCGGCGTCTGTCCGATGTGGTCTATCGCCAGATGGTCGCCGACCAGGACGTTCGTCGCTTCGGGCTGGAACCACCGGACGGACCGTCGCCGGAGCCTGCGGCGACGGCTCTGGCGCAGGAGGCGGAGCTCGTTGTCGACCTTGTCGAGGCCCTGGACGAGAAGGCATCACCGGAGGCCCTGGTGACGGGTCCGGGAGGACAGGTGGGGGCGGCTACTGGCTCCAGCGCGGTCGACTGCAACCCCGGTGTCGACGCTTCGGAGAAGTCACTTCCCGGACCCGCACGACCATCCTCGACCCGTGCTCGCCGACCCCGCAAGACCCGCCCTTGA
- a CDS encoding sigma-70 family RNA polymerase sigma factor, translating to MAWKGPQLMRLAQMLLRDEHQAQDVVQDVLAACVAKWSRIQALEDPSAYLNRMLVNAVSTSRRRPWRREHTADPADLPEQTLGDPAGPHAERARMLALLQRLPDKQRMAVVLRIYEDLPDAEIADLMNCSMVTVRSNVHRGLATLRRLLAEEDPHRA from the coding sequence GTGGCTTGGAAGGGCCCGCAGCTGATGCGCCTGGCTCAGATGCTGCTGCGCGATGAGCACCAGGCCCAAGACGTGGTGCAGGACGTGCTGGCCGCGTGCGTGGCCAAGTGGAGCCGCATCCAGGCCCTGGAGGATCCTTCGGCGTACCTGAACCGGATGCTGGTCAACGCCGTCAGCACCTCCCGGCGCCGGCCGTGGCGCCGCGAGCACACCGCCGACCCCGCCGACCTGCCCGAGCAGACGCTGGGGGACCCTGCCGGTCCGCACGCCGAGCGGGCGCGGATGTTGGCGTTGCTGCAGCGGCTGCCGGACAAGCAGCGCATGGCGGTGGTCTTGCGCATCTATGAAGACCTGCCCGATGCCGAGATCGCCGACCTCATGAACTGTTCCATGGTCACGGTGCGCAGCAACGTGCACCGGGGCCTGGCCACCTTGCGCCGACTGCTCGCCGAGGAGGACCCCCACCGTGCCTGA
- a CDS encoding LGFP repeat-containing protein: protein MASWKTGAVGVTAAVVAALGIVAPAQADPRVNGEIGYAYEYRYNGPRGFLGQPLTSEIRTPNSKGAYVAFQGGSIYWSPWTGAHELHGEIRNGWGRLGWEGGILGFPITDEGATSSGRGRWQDFEGGSMYWAPWSGAHMVRGDIQETYGNVMCSYDCGFGEDVLGFPISSETRTPNGRGAYNHFQWGSIYWSPATGAHPVYGAIRDAWAGQGWENGRLGFPVQEEHVWDEDYVVQQFEGGFIGFTPGYGAEIFYGRYLPQECC from the coding sequence ATGGCCTCTTGGAAGACCGGTGCCGTCGGCGTGACCGCTGCCGTCGTTGCTGCGCTCGGCATCGTCGCTCCCGCTCAGGCCGATCCGCGCGTGAACGGTGAAATCGGCTATGCCTACGAGTACCGGTACAACGGGCCGCGCGGCTTCCTCGGACAGCCGCTGACTTCGGAGATCCGCACACCCAACAGCAAGGGCGCCTACGTCGCCTTCCAGGGTGGCTCCATCTACTGGAGCCCGTGGACGGGTGCTCATGAGCTGCATGGGGAGATCCGGAATGGCTGGGGCCGGCTGGGTTGGGAGGGAGGCATCCTTGGCTTCCCGATCACCGATGAGGGCGCCACCTCCTCGGGGCGTGGCAGGTGGCAGGACTTCGAGGGTGGCTCGATGTACTGGGCACCTTGGTCGGGTGCGCACATGGTCAGGGGAGACATCCAAGAGACCTACGGCAACGTGATGTGCTCTTACGACTGCGGCTTCGGTGAAGACGTCCTGGGCTTCCCCATCTCCTCAGAAACGCGCACACCCAACGGGCGAGGCGCCTACAACCACTTCCAGTGGGGCTCCATCTATTGGAGCCCAGCGACTGGGGCGCACCCCGTCTATGGAGCCATCCGCGATGCGTGGGCGGGCCAAGGGTGGGAGAACGGCCGGCTGGGCTTCCCCGTGCAGGAGGAGCACGTCTGGGATGAGGACTACGTCGTGCAGCAGTTCGAGGGTGGCTTCATCGGCTTCACCCCCGGCTACGGAGCAGAAATCTTCTATGGGCGGTACCTGCCGCAGGAGTGCTGCTGA
- a CDS encoding alpha/beta hydrolase encodes MHWSTPPTPAQLNGFAPDLIDEVQAPQHLLIAKSLSTRLLALAVERDLPGVWLTPLLREDEVRAAAEQAGAPTLLVDGSADPYWDSTAAHASGRRVLEVAGADHSIEVPGDVGACLQALQTVVNEIEDFLNSLP; translated from the coding sequence GTGCACTGGAGCACCCCACCCACACCCGCACAACTGAACGGCTTCGCCCCTGACCTCATCGACGAGGTGCAGGCCCCGCAGCACCTGCTCATCGCCAAGTCGCTGAGCACCCGGCTGCTAGCCCTGGCTGTCGAGCGAGACCTGCCCGGCGTCTGGCTCACCCCGCTGTTACGCGAGGACGAAGTGCGTGCCGCCGCCGAGCAGGCCGGCGCACCCACCCTGCTCGTCGACGGTTCCGCCGACCCGTACTGGGACTCCACCGCCGCTCACGCCTCCGGACGGCGGGTGCTCGAGGTGGCTGGCGCCGACCACTCCATCGAGGTGCCCGGAGACGTCGGCGCCTGCCTGCAAGCCTTGCAGACGGTCGTGAACGAGATCGAAGACTTCCTCAACTCCTTGCCTTAA